From Pelmatolapia mariae isolate MD_Pm_ZW linkage group LG1, Pm_UMD_F_2, whole genome shotgun sequence, one genomic window encodes:
- the slc17a6b gene encoding vesicular glutamate transporter 2.1: MESVKTKATAGVKEFAGKTLGHMYRVIERRQKTGEVIELTEDGRPREAAEKKPPLCDCKCFGLPRRYIIAIMSGLGFCISFGIRCNLGVAIVGMVNNSTVHQNGKIIIKEKAKFNWDPETVGMIHGSFFWGYIVTQIPGGYISSRLAANRVFGAAIVLTSTLNMFIPSAARVHYGCVIFVRILQGLVEGVTYPACHGIWSKWAPPLERSRLATLSFCGSYAGAVIAMPLAGILVQYTGWSSVFYVYGCFGIFWYMFWILVSYESPAEHPTITDEERCYIEESIGESAKLTGPAEKFKTPWRKFFTSMPVYAIIVANFCRSWTFYLLLISQPAYFEEVFGFEISKVGALSALPHLVMTIIVPIGGQLADYLRSRNILTTTTVRKIMNCGGFGMEATLLLVVGYSHSKGVAISFLVLAVGFSGFAISGFNVNHLDIAPRYASILMGISNGVGTLSGMVCPLIVGAMTKHKTREEWQYVFLIASLVHYGGVIFYGIFASGEKQPWADPELTSEEKCGFIDEDELAEETGDITQSYGAFGGPAKTYGATTQVNGGWAASWEKTEEYVQEEAQGGGYGYRQDEGYS; the protein is encoded by the exons ATGGAGTCGGTAAAGACGAAAGCAACGGCGGGGGTGAAGGAATTTGCGGGGAAGACCCTGGGTCATATGTACAG GGTTATAGAAAGGAGGCAGAAAACCGGGGAAGTGATCGAGCTCACGGAGGATGGAAGGCCACGGGAGGCCGCTGAGAAGAAACCCCCGCTGTGCGACTGCAAGTGCTTCGGCCTGCCCCGCCGCTACATTATCGCCATCATGAGCGGCCTGGGCTTCTGCATCTCCTTCGGCATCCGATGCAACCTGGGCGTGGCCATAGTGGGCATGGTCAACAACAGCACGGTTCACCAGAACGGCAAGATCATCATCAAAGAG AAAGCCAAGTTCAATTGGGATCCAGAGACGGTGGGAATGATTCACGGATCTTTTTTCTGGGGCTATATCGTGACACAAATCCCGGGAGGATATATATCCTCCAGGCTGGCAGCGAACAG GGTATTTGGTGCAGCCATCGTCCTCACCTCCACTCTCAACATGTTCATTCCCTCGGCTGCCCGAGTTCACTATGGGTGTGTCATATTTGTCAGGATATTACAAGGACTGGTGGAG GGAGTGACCTACCCAGCCTGTCATGGGATCTGGAGTAAATGGGCGCCGCCATTAGAAAGGAGTCGTCTGGCCACCCTCTCATTCTGTG GCTCCTATGCTGGTGCTGTGATTGCGATGCCTCTGGCTGGGATCTTGGTTCAGTATACAGGATGGTCCTCAGTGTTCTATGTCTACG GATGCTTTGGCATCTTCTGGTATATGTTCTGGATCTTGGTGTCTTATGAGAGCCCTGCTGAACATCCAACCATCACTGATGAGGAACGCTGCTACATTGAGGAGAGCATTGGAGAGAGTGCCAAGCTAACAGGACCTGCAGAG AAATTCAAGACACCCTGGAGGAAGTTCTTCACCTCTATGCCTGTCTATGCAATTATTGTGGCCAACTTCTGCAGGAGCTGGACATTTTATCTGCTGCTGATTAGCCAGCCTGCATATTTTGAAGAAGTGTTTGGTTTTGAGATAAGCAAG GTCGGTGCACTTTCTGCCCTCCCCCACTTGGTGATGACCATCATTGTGCCCATTGGTGGCCAGCTGGCCGACTACCTGCGCAGCAGGAACATCCTGACAACTACCACTGTCAGGAAAATCATGAACTGCGGAG GATTTGGCATGGAGGCCACATTGCTACTGGTGGTAGGATATTCCCACAGCAAAGGGGTGGCAATCTCCTTCCTCGTGCTTGCAGTGGGCTTCAGTGGATTTGCTATATCAG GTTTCAATGTCAATCACCTGGATATTGCTCCGCGTTATGCCAGTATCCTAATGGGCATTTCTAATGGTGTGGGCACCTTATCTGGCATGGTGTGCCCGCTGATTGTTGGTGCTATGACAAAGCACAAG ACCAGAGAGGAGTGGCAGTACGTATTCCTCATAGCCTCCTTGGTGCATTATGGAGGCGTGATCTTCTACGGCATTTTTGCATCAGGAGAAAAACAGCCGTGGGCTGACCCGGAACTGACCAGTGAGGAGAAGTGTGGCTTCATTGATGAGGACGAGCTGGCAGAAGAAACAGGTGACATCACTCAGAGCTACGGTGCTTTCGGAGGGCCAGCCAAGACATATGGTGCAACCACGCAGGTGAATGGAGGCTGGGCTGCCAGCTGGGAGAAGACAGAGGAGTATGTCCAGGAAGAAGCACAGGGAGGAGGCTATGGATACAGGCAGGATGAGGGATACTCCTAG